AATCAACAGAGTTGGATGTTTCAATACAAATCAACAGAGTTGGATGTTTCAATACAAATCAACAGAGTTGGATGTTTCATTACAAATCAACAGAGTTGGATGTTTCAATACAAATCAACAGAGTTGGATGTTTCAATACAAATCAACAGAGTTGGATGTTTCAATACAAATCAACAGAGTTGGATGTTTCAATACAAATCAACAGAGTTGGATGTTTCAATACAAATCAACAGAGTTGGATGTTTCAATACAAATCAACAGAGTTGGATGTTTCAATACAAATCAACAGAGTTGGATGTTTCATTACAAATCAACAGAGTTGGATGTTTCAATACAAATCAACAGAGTTGGACGTTTCAATACAAATCAACAGAGTTGGATGTTTCAATACAAATCAATAGAGTTGGATGTTTCAATACAAATCAACAGAGTTGGATGTTTCATTACAAATCAACAGAGTTGGATGTTTCAATACAAATCAACAGAGTTGGATGTTTCAATACAAATCAACAGAGTTGGATGTTTCAATACAAATCAACAGAGTTGGATGTTTCATTACAAATCAACAGAGTTGGATGTTTCAATACAAATCAACAGAGTTGGATGTTTCAATACAAATCAACAGAGTTGGATGTTTCAATACAAATCAACAGAGTTGGATGTTTCAATACAAATCAACAGAGTTGGATGTTTCAATACAAATCAACAGAGTTGGATGTTACAATACAAATCAACAGAGTTGGATGTTTCAATACAAATCAACAGAGTTGGATGTTTCAATACAAATCAACAgttagtgtcacgacttccgccgaagtcggtccttctccttgttcggcgatcgacgtcaccggccttctagccatccccgatccacttttcattttccatttgttttgtctttgttttacacacttggtttcaatcccccaattacttgttcattatttaacccccatgtttgtttgtgagtgattgtttgtaATACGGTTCGTTATTGTGGGCTAAAGTATTGCGTTGTATTATTGATTCTTTGAGTAAATTACATTGATTActgatatctgctgtcctgcgcctgactcctctacaccagctacacacaggcttATTACAGTTTGAGGTTTCAGTACAAATCTTGCGACTCTTTGCTGTTACTGTCATTAAATCGACATCTAGTCAAAATAAGTGCACTGTCTAGGGCAGTGTTTCtctactccagtcctccagtatctCCAACaggacacatttttgttgtagccccggacaaacacacctgatttaacttgtcaactaatcatcaagctctcaatgagttgaatcagttCTCCGGGGCTACAAGAGAAGTGTATGCTGGAGTTGAGAAACActggtatagggaatagggtgctaggccctggtcaaaagtagtgcactaaataaggaatagggtgccaggccctggtcaaaagtagtgcactatatagggaatagggtgcaaggcgctggtcaaaagtagagcactaaagAAGGAATAGGGTAgcatttgggacacattctattactgtccctttaaaaaatATTCATTATTTTGGTTAGAACTCTCTACATACAGGCTGATGTGGCTTTCTGTCACGccgactagggtgggcaatctatgttttctatttctttgtatgGTTCcccatcagaggcagctgtctatcgttgtctctgattggggatcatacttaggcagccttttgccacctttagtttgtgggatcttgtttgtgtgtagttgctttctgcactgcatgtagcttcaCGTTCGGTTGTAGTTTATTGTTTTTTCATGTTCATCTAATAAAATGATGTACGCttcccacgctgcaccttggtctgattCTTCCATCAACGAGCGTGACACTTTCGCTCTACCTGTTGGACTGCATGTCTGCATGTCATAGTtagcaacacacacaaacacacacacacacagtcttagtTTCCCAGAAATATACAATCATTTCCCTTTCTGTTTTGTTTCCGTCTGTGGTGGACAGCCTCTTCTACTGGAGGGAACGGTCCAGACAGCCGTAACATTGGTTGATTAGACCACTAGTCTACGTTATCTACGCATCGATTGAAACGTCTATATTCCTATCTGTATAGATCTCTGCCTAGAGGTTGTTGTCCAGGACAGGCTTCTCCAGAGGAAGACCAGCAACAGTAGGACTTAAGAGGCAGTCTCAAatccaaaacaacaaagtgaTCACCCCGCCACTTGTTTTGTTAAACAGTTCAAGAACTTAAGGACTTAAATTGCGCCTGTAAGTGACTTCTCAGCGATTGCAGACGGTGGAGAGAGATAGGAAACGGGCAGAGAGGAGGCTTGCGGTGCAGCCGGAGGTGAAGATGGTGTGGTATTATGACAGTATAATGGAGGTAGCAGCTGTAATTCTGAGAGGCTACGTTATAGAGAGATTCAGAGCAGAAGGGATACAGATGTCTCCTGAAGAGCTGGGTGGAACACCTAATGAACTCCAGGGTCATGTGTTAAAAGAGATTGTGGAACAGCTACTGAAGACTACTGAGGCACTGAACACAAATGCTGAGCTTCAACGCTTAATGAGTGAAGTCCCGGTCTGTTCTATCCAGGATGTTTTCTTTGGAACAACCAAGGAGCTTTTCACAGGTGGAATCAACTTGGGCAAAGTGGCAGCCCTTCATCACCTGGCCTACAAGCTTATTCACAGAGCACATGCACAGAACCAACCCCAAGTCATGGTTAACATAATCAACTGGACTCTACAGTTAATCAGGGAAAACCTTCTCCCTTGGATCAGTCAGGAAGTATGGAAAGCGTCCCGAAAGGTGGCATGGTGGTGCAGCGTGACGCTCCTGGCTTCACTGGCTTGTGCTGCAGCCATAGCATACTGGAGGAAGCATCGCTGAGCTCTTTACAGGGAGAAGAAACCCAGATAGACAATAGATATAGAAAATATACTCTCCTTCTGTGGAGAATACCAAGTTAACCCTAGTAGTATAGTATGTAGATCAGGGGtccttttctagcatgagagctaaatttaaaaaaaaaaattaacatgTCGTGAGCTACTCATTGTTTTCTAGCTTTCAAATAGGAacattcttctcttctcctctccctgcaactcttcccctcgtccttagtgtacaagagaaagtagtgtactatgttgtcaactcttcccctggtccttagtgtacaagagaaagtagtgtactatgttgtcaactcttccccaggtccttagtgtacaagagaaagtagtgtactatgttgtcaactcttcccctggtccttagtgtacaagagaaagtagtgtactatgttgtcaactcttcccctggtccttagtgtacaagagaaagtagtgcactatgttgtcaactcttccccaggtccttagtgtacaagagaaagtagtgtactatgttgtcaactcttcccctggtccttagtgtacaagagaaagtagtgcactatgttgtcaactcttcccctggtccttagtgtacaagagaaagtagtgtactatgttgtcaactcttcccctggtccttagtgtacaagagaaagtagtgtactatgttgtcaactcttccccaggtccttagtgtacaagagaaagtagtgtactatgttgtcaactcttccccaggtccttagtgtacaagagaaagtagtgtactatgttgtcaactcttcccctggtccttagtgtacaagagaaagtagtgtactatgttgtcaactcttccccaggtccttagtgtacaagagaaagtagtgtactatgttgtcaactcttccccaggtccttagtgtacaagagaaagtagtgtactatgttgtcaactcttcccctggtccttagtgtacaagagaaagtagtgcactatgttgtcaactcttccccaggtccttagtgtacaagagaaagtagtgtactatgttgtcaactcttcccctggtccttagtgtacaagagaaagtagtgtactatgttgtcaactcttccccaggtccttagtgtacaagagaaagtagtgcactatgttttctgtcaatatacctggtcaaataatggttaataaacaactCTAAGGGGGACGCTACCAAATATGTTATTTACTTTTCtcaaattgttttatattttcccCAATTCTGTTTTCTCTGTTTCATTTTTCCTGTTTTTAGATTtgtattgttaaaaaaaaaaaaaaattgttcatAGAGAAATAACGAAATtggatgttctgagtccatgtcaatgCTTGAATTACATCAGAAGACCATTTGTTTAAGGTCTGGAAGGAAACTAAGACTTTTTGAGTGTACCCAATGCCCATCACATGATGGGTAACAATAATTTAAATAtgtgagagagccatgtgagtcaGAGGAGCTTCGGAGCACAAAGCctggagaagggaattataattattatattcagcccaagggcacaaagcctggagaagggaattataattattatattcagcccaagggcacaaagcctggagaagggaattataattattatattcagcccaagggcacaaagcctggagaagggaattataattattatattcagcccaagggcacaaagcctggagaagggaattataattattatattcagcccaagggcacaaagcctggagaagggaattataattattatattcagcccaagggcacaaagcctggagaagggaattataattattacattcagcccaagggcacaaagcctggagaagggaattataattattatattcagcccaagggcacaaagcctggagaagggaattataattattatattcagcccaagggcacaaagcctggagaagggaattataattattatattcagcctaAGGGCACAACGGTTGCTGGCCGCAAAAGGCCAGGATTTTTttagggggggaggggggggggttacggccacacaaaggggatgccgccgggaaattcgaggcattattaagtgcttgtcaaattgtgaatgagaggctgatgaagtgtgtacagattgcacacacaaaaaactaagcagagctcatgcctttcatgcaactttttgcAACCTCCACAGCCCTAATCTGACCTCATGTCTATAACAACAGTTCatgacaaacacacaaacatgttCTCTTCAATAAAGATACGTTCCTCAAAGTGAAACCCTCTTTggatgtgtgtgttgatgtgtgtgtgttgatgtgtgtgtgttgatgtgtgtgtgtgtgttgatgtgtgtgtgttggtgtgtgtgtgtgtgtgtgtgtgtgtgtgtgtgtgtgtgtgtgtgtgtgtgtgttgatgtgtgtgtgtgtgtgtgtgtgtgtgttgatgtgtgtctgttgatgtgtgtgttctAGGAGTGTATTATTTGGAATAGTTACCACAGACTGAACAGAACAGGGAAGTGTTCATATTTTTTTGAAGAAGTGCAAAAGACTTTGGCAAACTACGACAGAGTGTGTAACCATGTAGTCTAACAGGTAGAGTGAAGGCCAATTCAAGTCAAAATGCACACACCTCAGTTCCAGACTGAACATGTTGCATCACATTGTGTGTGTACCTTTAACAATACTATCAGATTGTTTCTGTGTGTACCTTTAACAATACTAGCAGATTGTTTCTGTGTGTACCTTTAACAATACTAGCAGATTGTTTCTGTGTGTACCTTTAACAATACTAGCAGATTGTTTCTGTGTGTACCTTTAACAATACTATCAGATTGTTTCTGTGTGTACCTTTAACAATACTAGCAGATTGTTTCTGTGTGTACCTTTAACAATACTAGCAGGTTGTTTCTGTGTGTACCTTTAACAATACTAGCAGATTGTTTCTGTGTGTACCTTTAACAATACTAGCAGATTGTTTCTGTGTGTACCTTTAACAATACTAGCAGATTGTTTCTGTGTGTACCTTTAACAATACTAGCAGGTTGTTTCTGTGTGTACCTTTAACAATACTAGCAGATTGTTTCTGTGTGTACCTTTAACAATACTAGCAGATTGTTTCTGTGTGTACCTTTAACAATACTATCAGATTGTTTCTGTGTGTACCTTTAACAATACTAGcagattgtttctgtgtgtgtacctTTAACAATACTAGCAGATTGTTTCTGTGTGTACCTTTAGCAATACTAGcagattgtttctgtgtgtgtacctttaacaatactagcagattgtttctgtgtgtgtacctTTAACAATACTAGCAGATTGTTTCTGTGTGTACCTTTAACAATACTAGCAGATAGTTTCTGTGTGTACCTTTAACAATACTAGCaggttgtttctgtgtgtgtacctTTAACAATACTATCAGATTGTTTCTGTGTGTACCTTTAACAATACTATCAGATTGTTTCTGTGTGTACCTTTAGCAATACTAGcagattgtttctgtgtgtgtacctTTAGCAATACTAGCAGATTGTTTCTGTGTGTACCTTTAACAATACTAGcagattgtttctgtgtgtgtacctttaacaatactagcagattgtttctgtgtgtgtacctttaacaatactagcagattgtttctgtgtgtgtacctttaacaatactatcaggttgtttctgtgtgtacctttaacaatactagcagattgtttctgtgtgtgtacctttaacaatactagcagattgtttctgtgtgtgtacctttaacaatactatcaggttgtttctgtgtgtacctttaacaatactagcagattgtttctgtgtgtgtacctttaacaatactatcaggttgtttctgtgtgtacctttaacaatactagcagattgtttctgtgtgtgtacctttaacaatactagcagattgtttctgtgtgtgtacctttaacaatactagcagattgtttctgtgtgtgtacctttaacaatactagcagattgtttctgtgtgtacctttaacaatactagcagattgtttctgtgtgtacctttaacaatactatcaggttgtttctgtgtgtacctttaacaatactaacagattgtttctgtgtgtacctttaacaatactagcagattgtttctgtgtgtacctttaacaatactagcaggttgtttctgtgtgtacctttaacaatactagcagattgtttctgtgtgtgtacctttaacaatactatcaggttgtttctgtgtgtacctttaacaatactagcagattgtttctgtgtgtgtacctTTAACAATACTAGCAGATTGTTTCTGTGTGTACCTTTAACAATACTAGCAGATTGTTTCTGTGTGTACCTTTAACAATACTAGCAGATTGTTTCTGTGTGTACCTTTAACAATACTAGCAGATTGTTTCTGTGTGTACCTTTAACAATACTATCAGATTGTTTCTGTGTGTACCTTTAACAATACTATCAGATTGTTTCTCTGTGTGTACCTTTAACAATACTAGCaggttgtttctgtgtgtgtacctTTAACAATACTAGCAGATTGTTTCTGTGTGTACCTTTAACAATACTAGCAGATTGTTTCTGTGTGTACCTTTAACAATACTAGCAGGTTGTTTCTGTGTGTACCTTTAACAATACTATCAGGTTGTTTCTGTGTGTACCTTTAACAATACTATCAGATTGTTTCTGTGTGTACCTTTAACAATACTAGCAGATTGTTTCTGTGTGTACCTTTAACAATACTAGCAGGTTGTTTCTGTGTGTACCTTTAACAATACTAGCAGGTTGTTTCTGTGTGTACCTTTAACAATACTAGCAGGTTGTTTCTGTGTGTACCTTTAACAATACTAGCAGGTTGTTTCTGTGTGTACCTTTAACAATACTAGCAGATTGTTTCTGTGTGTACCTTTAACAATACTATCAGATTGTTTCTCTGTGTGTACCTTTAACAATACTAGCAGATTGTTTCTGTGTGTACCTTTAACAATACTAGCAGATTGTTTCTGTGTGTACCTTTAACAATACTAGCaggttgtttctgtgtgtgtacctttaacaatactagcagattgtttctgtgtgtacctttaacaatactagcagattgtttctgtgtgtacctttaacaatactagcaggttgtttctgtgtgtgtacctttaacaatactagcagattgtttctgtgtgtacctttaacaatactagcagattgtttctctgtgtgtacctttaacaatactagcaggttgtttctgtgtgtgtacctTTAACAATACTAGCAGATTGTTTCTGTGTGTACCTTTAACAATACTAGCAGATTGTTTCTCTGTGTGTACCTTTAACAATACTAGCAGATTGTTTCTGTGTGTACCTTTAACAATACTAGCAGATTGTTTCTGTGTGTACCTTTAACAATACTAGCAGATTGTTTCTGTGTGTACCTTTAACAATACTAGCAGATTGTTTCTGTGTGTACCTTTAACAATACTAGCAGATTGTTTCTGTGTGTACCTTTAACAATACTAGCAGGTTGTTTCTGTGTGTACCTTTAGCAATACTAGCAGATTGTTTCTGTGTGTACCTTTAACAATACTAACAGATTGTTTCTGTGTGTACCTTTAACAATACTAGCAGATTGTTTCTGTGTGTACCTTTAACAATACTAGcagattgtttctgtgtgtgtacctTTAACAATACTAGCAGATTGTTTCTGTGTGTACCTTTAACAATACTATCAGATTGTTTCTGTGTGTACCTTTAACAATACTAGCAGATTGTTTCTGTGTGTACCTTTAACAATACTAGCAGATAGTTTTTGCGGTAATGAGTAATATAACAGAGTATTGTTTCAATTTGAGTAATACTATTAGTTACTGATCAAAGACAGGTCGTCGGTACTTTGTTACTTTTGTTATCATTCCCTTCCTATGACAGTTATTGATCCAAATCAATATTTGTGATGATCATTATTCCCTCTCTGTTGGCACAATATTTAAAAATCCCCCTGCCCCAGATTCTAATTGTTTTCATCCTGAGTCTGACGTTCTCttcatgcagagacataaaaatggtatccgcGAGTTCATCTGACTAAGGGCTTAATTGCCAAAATCTCAGACTATCTCTTTAATGCCGTATGTATAGAAGATATACACAGCCCAAACAGACTAGAGCTTTTTTAGAGCTTTTTATGAGGGAAAACACATTTGTGTGTTTGCCACTAACAGCATTTAATCAGGTCAGATACATACAGATCAAGTTAAGCGATGTGCAAACAGGGAAGTGGCATCAATCTCATTTCAATTCCAACACAACTATAAGAGTCAATCACATGATAAAGGCTATTCCTTACAGTACAGAAGGCACTTTAATGAGAAGTAGAAAAcatgtacagtgatccctcgccacttcgcggttcacttatcgcgga
The sequence above is a segment of the Salvelinus alpinus chromosome 1, SLU_Salpinus.1, whole genome shotgun sequence genome. Coding sequences within it:
- the LOC139570074 gene encoding apoptosis regulator BAX-like, whose translation is MVWYYDSIMEVAAVILRGYVIERFRAEGIQMSPEELGGTPNELQGHVLKEIVEQLLKTTEALNTNAELQRLMSEVPVCSIQDVFFGTTKELFTGGINLGKVAALHHLAYKLIHRAHAQNQPQVMVNIINWTLQLIRENLLPWISQEVWKASRKVAWWCSVTLLASLACAAAIAYWRKHR